A genomic window from Candidatus Kouleothrix ribensis includes:
- a CDS encoding aminotransferase class III-fold pyridoxal phosphate-dependent enzyme, producing the protein MIQIERDYRRLHAGSAERYERACAIFPNGVTHDGRFVDPFPLYVERSAGPYKWDVDGNRLIDYVTGHGALLLGHAHPAIVAAVAEQVARGTHYGAENDLSLRWAELVMGLFPSIERLRFTASGTEATMLALRLARAYTSRTTVIRLAGHYHGWHDLLTRDAAADASPPGVPGGLLESTVVLPADLDQIEAAIRARGDVAALILEPTGASFGAVPLADTFLQALRNLTSAHDVVLIFDEVVTGFRVLPGGVQQRAGVRPDLTTLAKVLAGGLAGGAVGGRAELMRYLAFGDADWNRDHKIRHNGTFNANPLSAAAGVAMLEQVASGTPGARAALLCNQLITRMNDVLRARELAGWAVYGDASIFHLLAGSRIEFAPGELVAEVPLAELKNGGNPALLRQVRLGLNNHGVDLMRGRSGFFSAAHTEADVDATVAAFAATLAMLG; encoded by the coding sequence ATGATCCAGATCGAACGCGATTATCGCCGGCTGCATGCCGGCTCGGCCGAACGCTACGAGCGCGCCTGCGCCATCTTCCCGAATGGCGTCACCCACGACGGCCGATTTGTCGACCCATTTCCGCTGTATGTCGAGCGCAGTGCCGGCCCGTACAAATGGGATGTCGACGGCAACCGGCTGATCGATTATGTTACCGGCCACGGTGCGCTACTGCTCGGCCACGCGCACCCGGCGATCGTCGCGGCGGTAGCCGAGCAGGTAGCGCGCGGCACGCACTACGGCGCCGAGAACGACCTGTCGCTGCGCTGGGCCGAGCTGGTGATGGGGTTATTCCCGAGCATCGAGCGGCTGCGCTTCACCGCCTCGGGCACCGAGGCGACCATGCTGGCGCTGCGGCTGGCGCGCGCCTACACCAGCCGCACGACGGTGATCCGCCTGGCTGGGCACTACCACGGCTGGCACGATCTGCTCACGCGTGATGCTGCGGCCGACGCCAGCCCGCCCGGCGTGCCCGGCGGCCTGCTCGAATCAACCGTCGTGCTGCCGGCCGATCTCGATCAGATCGAGGCGGCCATCCGCGCGCGCGGCGATGTAGCGGCCCTGATCCTCGAGCCAACCGGCGCCTCGTTTGGCGCGGTGCCGCTGGCCGACACCTTCTTGCAAGCGCTGCGAAACCTGACCAGCGCTCACGACGTGGTGCTGATCTTCGACGAAGTGGTGACCGGCTTTCGGGTGCTGCCCGGCGGGGTGCAGCAGCGGGCCGGCGTGCGGCCCGACCTGACCACGCTGGCGAAGGTGCTGGCCGGTGGCTTAGCGGGCGGCGCGGTTGGTGGGCGGGCCGAGCTGATGCGCTACCTGGCCTTCGGCGATGCCGACTGGAATCGCGATCACAAGATTCGCCATAATGGCACCTTCAATGCCAACCCGCTCTCGGCTGCGGCTGGCGTGGCCATGCTCGAGCAGGTGGCGAGCGGCACGCCCGGCGCGCGCGCGGCGCTGCTGTGCAACCAGCTGATCACGCGCATGAACGATGTGCTGCGGGCGCGCGAGCTGGCCGGCTGGGCGGTGTATGGCGATGCGTCGATCTTTCACCTGCTGGCCGGCAGCCGGATCGAGTTTGCGCCGGGCGAGCTGGTAGCTGAAGTACCGTTGGCCGAGCTGAAGAACGGCGGCAACCCGGCGCTACTGCGGCAGGTGCGCCTTGGCTTGAACAACCATGGCGTCGATCTGATGCGCGGGCGCAGTGGGTTCTTCTCGGCTGCGCACACCGAGGCCGATGTCGACGCGACCGTAGCGGCGTTTGCCGCCACGCTGGCTATGCTGGGCTGA
- a CDS encoding metallophosphoesterase family protein yields the protein MRILIVSDIHSNYTALETVLAVAGSFDQLWNLGDTIGYGPRPNECVVSMQAYADVMLSGNHDLACLGKIDLSDFNPDARAANIWNGKQLDDANRALLDELAPQYEVDDRFLLAHGSPREPIWEYLLSRAQAEDNFAQFTQQVCFIGHSHVPLIIRMPRDGECSEPMLADADLLLEIEPDCRYFFNPGSVGQPRNQDPRAAYAILDTDANTVLFKRIEYDIAHTQRQMREARLPPALIRRLEYGM from the coding sequence ATGCGTATATTGATAGTCTCCGATATTCATTCAAACTATACTGCGCTCGAAACCGTGCTGGCCGTAGCCGGGTCGTTCGATCAGCTGTGGAATCTTGGCGATACGATTGGCTATGGCCCACGGCCGAATGAATGTGTCGTCTCGATGCAAGCGTACGCCGACGTAATGCTGAGCGGCAATCACGATCTGGCCTGCCTTGGCAAGATCGATCTTAGCGATTTCAACCCCGATGCCCGCGCCGCAAATATCTGGAACGGCAAGCAGCTCGACGATGCCAATCGCGCGCTGCTCGACGAGCTGGCGCCGCAGTACGAGGTCGATGATCGCTTTCTGCTGGCGCACGGCAGCCCGCGCGAACCGATCTGGGAGTACTTGCTCTCGCGCGCGCAAGCTGAAGACAACTTCGCGCAGTTTACGCAGCAAGTCTGCTTCATCGGCCACTCGCATGTGCCGCTGATCATACGCATGCCGCGCGACGGCGAGTGCAGCGAGCCAATGCTGGCCGATGCCGATCTGCTGCTCGAGATCGAGCCAGATTGCCGCTATTTCTTCAACCCCGGCAGTGTCGGCCAGCCGCGCAACCAGGATCCACGCGCAGCCTATGCGATCCTCGACACCGACGCAAATACAGTGCTGTTCAAGCGCATCGAGTACGATATCGCGCACACGCAGCGCCAGATGCGCGAAGCGCGGCTGCCCCCGGCCCTGATTCGCCGGCTCGAGTATGGCATGTAG
- a CDS encoding homoserine dehydrogenase, protein MPETTIYRLILIGFGAAGQGFAQILRYHSGWLVQRYGIDVRLVAVCTRSRGSVYDPEGLDPAALLDAIKQDGDLSGLQGQRNWRPEDAIEQADADVLIELSPTNLTDGEPATGYIRLALANGLHVVTANKGPIALHLSELRRLATEAQLYLGYEGTVMSGTPALRLGWSSLAGCEILELRGIVNGTSNYILTQMEGGMSYADALAEAQRLGYAEADPAGDVEGHDAAAKAVILAKVIMNARIDLSDVERMGITTLTRDTIEAARDSGERWKLIARVWNDGGNVRASVQPMRLPVSHPLAGVGGATNAITYSTDLLGDVTLIGPGAGGAATGFAIVSDLLEMHMLWGRA, encoded by the coding sequence ATGCCTGAAACGACGATCTACCGGCTGATCCTGATTGGCTTCGGGGCGGCCGGGCAAGGGTTCGCCCAGATTCTACGCTACCATAGCGGCTGGCTGGTACAGCGCTATGGCATCGATGTGCGGCTTGTCGCGGTGTGTACGCGCAGCCGCGGCAGTGTGTATGATCCCGAAGGGCTCGACCCGGCCGCGCTGCTCGATGCGATCAAGCAGGACGGCGACCTGAGCGGGCTGCAAGGCCAGCGCAACTGGCGCCCCGAAGACGCGATCGAGCAAGCCGACGCCGACGTGCTGATCGAGCTCAGCCCAACCAACCTCACCGACGGTGAGCCGGCCACCGGCTACATCCGGCTGGCGCTGGCCAATGGCCTGCACGTCGTGACCGCCAACAAAGGCCCGATCGCGCTACACCTCTCGGAGCTGCGGCGCCTGGCCACCGAAGCGCAGCTCTACCTCGGCTACGAGGGCACGGTGATGTCGGGCACACCGGCGTTGCGGCTGGGCTGGAGCAGCCTGGCCGGCTGCGAGATTCTCGAGCTGCGCGGGATTGTCAACGGCACCAGCAACTACATCCTGACCCAGATGGAGGGCGGGATGTCGTACGCTGACGCGCTGGCCGAGGCTCAGCGGCTAGGCTACGCCGAGGCCGACCCAGCCGGTGATGTGGAGGGCCACGACGCGGCGGCCAAAGCGGTGATCCTGGCCAAAGTGATCATGAACGCACGGATCGACCTGAGTGATGTCGAGCGCATGGGCATCACCACGCTCACGCGCGACACGATCGAGGCAGCGCGCGACTCGGGCGAGCGCTGGAAGCTGATCGCGCGCGTCTGGAACGACGGCGGCAACGTGCGCGCCAGCGTGCAGCCAATGCGTCTGCCGGTCAGCCATCCGCTGGCGGGGGTCGGTGGTGCGACCAACGCGATCACCTATAGCACCGACTTGCTTGGCGACGTGACACTGATTGGGCCGGGGGCGGGCGGAGCCGCCACTGGGTTTGCGATCGTCTCTGATCTGCTCGAGATGCATATGCTATGGGGGCGCGCGTAG